In bacterium, one genomic interval encodes:
- a CDS encoding replication-relaxation family protein, with the protein MNKSKRLLYTDAIESFPGPPGYSWATPRDQAIVRHTQRLGIVTREQIERLWFPCVHPGHRYYCPQRRNIKGSRKPARRRLDILCKRMGIINAYLTHRPKKINQGMAYIINSEYELNYQIAKLEADGIFLSDQEIKNMKKLIDEEITERENHATSKARNTLPHTVFLNDVYTWFRLGLKYLDSDLELQLEQDLVHREVRTLRNERPIPDAIFKFNLGGVKWTFYVEADRGTESLSELRAKFFDYKKILHGSPNEAVLFVGSTEDDFRRVRRLAEIEGIADWVFFSVYDLNQDWSAQTNALTDDVWITYGAEAPGTSSRPFSLMWKMETGILPGNVWAEERTS; encoded by the coding sequence TTGAATAAATCTAAAAGGCTTCTCTATACGGACGCAATAGAAAGCTTTCCAGGACCTCCCGGATATTCATGGGCGACACCGCGGGATCAGGCTATTGTCCGTCACACACAGCGGCTTGGCATCGTAACACGGGAGCAAATAGAGCGTCTGTGGTTTCCTTGTGTGCATCCCGGACACCGGTACTACTGCCCTCAGCGCCGCAACATAAAAGGAAGCAGAAAACCGGCAAGAAGAAGGCTGGACATTCTTTGCAAGCGCATGGGAATAATCAATGCATATTTGACTCATCGACCGAAGAAAATCAATCAGGGAATGGCTTACATCATCAATTCGGAGTACGAACTCAATTATCAAATCGCGAAGCTGGAAGCCGATGGCATATTCCTCTCAGACCAGGAAATCAAAAACATGAAAAAACTGATCGATGAAGAGATCACTGAACGGGAAAATCACGCTACCAGCAAAGCGCGAAATACCTTACCTCATACTGTTTTCTTAAACGATGTGTATACATGGTTCCGGCTCGGACTGAAATATCTGGACAGCGATCTTGAATTGCAGTTAGAACAGGATCTGGTTCACCGGGAAGTGAGAACACTAAGGAATGAGCGGCCAATCCCGGATGCGATTTTCAAATTTAACCTGGGCGGAGTGAAATGGACTTTTTATGTCGAAGCAGACCGGGGAACAGAAAGCCTGTCGGAGCTTCGAGCAAAGTTCTTTGACTATAAAAAGATTCTGCATGGATCACCCAATGAGGCAGTGTTGTTTGTAGGCAGTACCGAAGACGATTTCAGGCGGGTAAGACGGCTCGCTGAGATTGAAGGCATTGCTGACTGGGTATTTTTCTCCGTGTACGATCTGAACCAGGATTGGTCAGCGCAAACGAATGCGCTTACCGATGATGTCTGGATCACGTACGGTGCGGAAGCACCAGGAACAAGCAGTAGGCCTTTCAGCCTCATGTGGAAAATGGAAACGGGGATTCTGCCGGGAAACGTGTGGGCTGAGGAACGTACAAGTTGA
- a CDS encoding DEAD/DEAH box helicase, whose amino-acid sequence MQLEPLQLRPYQHEGNAALSAALRRGCRYALISIPTGGGKTPMQAELLSRLFTSEQSLRQNVQGLVVVYSKLLVEQTAAALQRFYGIEASIEQASKRADPNAKIIVASAMSLVDRLDKYEPGRPRLIILDECHHAVAVTTQKILAGLNALKGTPTSANFKGFLTGWTATACRADGKGLDAIFDEIVYHVKIEDLINQGYLARPLGYRIHSDINLESIDLIESEYGADFDPEQLAEAIDTHAANQLIVDSYLRLCKGVPTMVFCVNRTHARHVAECFRRQGVKAVALDHRSGKRKREAALSALRNRELEVIVQVNLFSEGYDNPTLTAAILARPTSSEPLYRQMIGRVMRPCPEIEKTHCIIVDIVHNSSKLELSGLPSLFGIPPQFFDGTQGGLDIVNAAEEVESAREKHPQIDVNKIKNIEQLRMFSHIEEIHLLRPEPATELIELSSMPWLRSAPLTFTLPISPTEYIVLEKNILSQFKVSFHKLGSPRQSLADGLSKEDALRISEDFVKTNFADQSRILSTNAEWCTKEVSQRQMNYILKHKLEFNPEKEKRGEAKMLIAANILVEQRKLLLDAEALLQEAESFGEAFLSPEVQQLIRELKGQHESGDIRKVLYYRLRRIVNAIRAEQLILPIREEKFTPFLRGIRQSIEKIKGSGGRNGWIGEKAINVLREIADKNKAGAA is encoded by the coding sequence ATGCAGTTAGAGCCGCTCCAGCTCAGGCCTTATCAACACGAAGGAAATGCAGCATTGAGTGCGGCACTCCGGCGCGGATGCAGGTACGCGTTGATCAGTATTCCGACCGGCGGTGGAAAAACGCCGATGCAGGCTGAACTGCTGAGCAGGCTCTTCACAAGTGAGCAATCGTTGCGGCAAAACGTTCAAGGGTTAGTGGTCGTTTATTCAAAACTCCTTGTTGAGCAAACCGCCGCTGCACTCCAAAGATTCTACGGTATTGAAGCCTCAATCGAGCAGGCGTCTAAGCGCGCAGATCCGAATGCAAAGATCATCGTTGCGTCAGCAATGAGTCTTGTGGACCGGCTTGACAAGTACGAGCCCGGCCGGCCAAGACTGATCATTCTCGATGAGTGCCATCACGCCGTAGCTGTTACTACTCAGAAAATCCTTGCAGGCTTAAACGCGCTGAAGGGAACACCAACATCAGCAAACTTCAAAGGATTTCTCACAGGCTGGACGGCCACTGCGTGTCGTGCAGACGGAAAGGGGCTTGACGCGATATTTGACGAAATCGTCTATCACGTGAAGATTGAAGATCTCATCAATCAGGGATATCTCGCACGCCCGCTTGGCTACCGGATTCACAGCGACATCAATCTTGAAAGCATCGATCTGATCGAAAGTGAATATGGCGCCGATTTCGATCCTGAACAGCTGGCGGAGGCGATCGACACTCACGCAGCCAATCAATTAATCGTTGATTCTTATCTGCGGTTGTGCAAAGGAGTGCCCACAATGGTGTTCTGTGTCAACAGGACCCATGCCCGCCATGTTGCAGAGTGCTTCCGCAGACAGGGAGTAAAAGCTGTAGCCCTGGATCACCGGAGTGGTAAACGGAAACGCGAAGCAGCTTTGAGCGCCCTCAGGAATCGAGAGTTAGAGGTCATCGTACAGGTCAACCTGTTCAGCGAAGGCTACGATAACCCGACACTAACAGCAGCAATTCTTGCGCGCCCCACAAGCAGTGAACCGCTATACAGGCAGATGATTGGGAGAGTGATGCGCCCTTGCCCGGAGATAGAAAAGACGCATTGCATCATTGTTGATATAGTCCACAACTCATCCAAGCTAGAATTGTCGGGACTCCCCTCTCTGTTTGGCATACCGCCGCAGTTTTTTGACGGAACTCAGGGAGGACTTGACATTGTGAACGCCGCTGAAGAAGTTGAGTCGGCAAGGGAGAAACATCCGCAGATCGACGTAAACAAGATCAAGAACATTGAGCAACTGCGGATGTTTTCACATATTGAAGAAATACACCTTCTGCGTCCGGAGCCGGCAACCGAACTGATTGAACTTTCCAGCATGCCCTGGCTGCGTAGCGCTCCGCTCACCTTTACACTTCCGATTTCGCCGACTGAGTACATCGTTCTGGAAAAGAATATCCTCTCGCAGTTCAAAGTATCCTTCCACAAACTTGGCTCCCCCAGACAGAGCCTTGCTGACGGATTAAGTAAAGAAGACGCCTTGAGAATTTCGGAGGATTTCGTGAAAACGAATTTTGCGGATCAGTCCCGGATTCTTTCCACGAATGCAGAGTGGTGCACCAAAGAGGTATCGCAAAGACAAATGAATTACATCCTGAAGCACAAATTGGAATTCAACCCCGAAAAGGAAAAACGTGGCGAAGCAAAGATGTTGATCGCCGCAAATATTCTGGTGGAACAACGGAAATTGCTGCTTGATGCGGAAGCTTTGCTCCAGGAAGCAGAGAGTTTTGGAGAAGCGTTTCTCAGTCCGGAGGTCCAGCAACTCATTCGTGAGCTGAAAGGACAACATGAATCAGGCGATATAAGAAAAGTCCTCTACTATCGGTTAAGACGCATCGTGAATGCGATCCGCGCAGAACAACTGATACTTCCTATCAGAGAAGAAAAGTTCACACCTTTTCTGCGAGGCATCAGGCAGTCCATCGAGAAGATAAAAGGGTCAGGAGGCCGAAATGGATGGATCGGTGAAAAGGCAATCAACGTGCTCCGCGAAATTGCGGACAAGAACAAAGCTGGTGCGGCATGA
- a CDS encoding CHC2 zinc finger domain-containing protein has protein sequence MSVSNEIDVAKRIEIIVAEGQLRPRNAGPGKLKAICSFHSEKEPSLYITRRNALWYCFGCNAGGDVIRFVQMKTGISDFQEVLTYIDDKYGTHLFEVPEGTPCEELEGLYKINEYAANYYHNSLQHALNPEQNHPVKNYITKRGIGSEVINRYRIGYGGDTGTHLLSHLKNSSEITADLITKSQLFYSVPDSREIGDRFSKRLIFPISKDGRIVGFSGRRIDDKEENYKYTNSPTTPLFQKSHCLYGWDEAKGAVQEKKTVILVEGFMDALSMAQAGFPNTAALMGTSLSEFHVKSIRSVTKRVVFFLDSDAPGLRALAEWVLPVAIAGHLDCRILYAGEELYSRLGRTSVDPDALCRTFGPEKIQEFVRGNLYRVEDFLYNYLIKYGPPEMERFQNAAIALFARVFKDAANPAKEWQVAEFLSSKIHIDAQLIVKFFCDESKLATLSSTVATYERDRKKTLPEAVCS, from the coding sequence ATGAGCGTCTCAAATGAGATCGATGTTGCAAAACGGATTGAGATTATCGTTGCGGAAGGACAATTGCGTCCGAGAAACGCCGGCCCTGGAAAACTGAAAGCCATCTGTTCGTTTCACAGCGAGAAGGAGCCTTCCCTTTACATCACCCGGCGGAACGCTCTCTGGTACTGCTTCGGTTGCAACGCAGGAGGCGACGTCATCCGGTTCGTGCAAATGAAAACCGGAATCAGCGATTTTCAGGAAGTCTTGACGTACATTGACGATAAATATGGAACTCATTTGTTTGAGGTACCGGAAGGCACCCCATGTGAGGAGCTGGAAGGCCTCTACAAAATCAATGAATACGCCGCCAATTACTACCACAACTCATTACAACACGCGCTGAACCCAGAACAGAATCATCCGGTTAAGAATTACATCACGAAGCGTGGCATTGGATCAGAGGTAATCAATCGTTATCGCATAGGATACGGCGGCGATACCGGTACACATCTGCTTTCGCACCTCAAGAACTCTTCAGAGATTACGGCGGATCTAATTACAAAAAGCCAGCTTTTTTACAGCGTCCCCGATTCAAGGGAGATCGGAGACCGCTTCTCCAAACGTCTCATTTTTCCTATCAGTAAGGACGGCCGAATTGTCGGATTCTCCGGGAGAAGGATCGATGACAAAGAAGAGAATTACAAGTACACCAACAGTCCCACAACGCCGCTTTTTCAGAAGAGTCACTGTCTGTACGGATGGGATGAAGCCAAAGGCGCAGTGCAAGAAAAGAAGACTGTCATTTTGGTTGAAGGATTCATGGATGCGCTATCAATGGCGCAGGCAGGTTTTCCAAACACTGCCGCATTGATGGGAACAAGCCTCAGCGAATTTCATGTCAAGAGCATCAGAAGTGTAACGAAGCGCGTTGTTTTCTTTCTGGACAGCGATGCGCCCGGCCTAAGAGCTCTTGCCGAATGGGTCCTTCCTGTTGCGATCGCAGGGCATTTAGATTGCCGCATCCTCTACGCCGGCGAAGAACTGTACTCCCGGCTCGGCCGGACAAGCGTCGATCCTGATGCGCTTTGCCGAACCTTTGGGCCGGAAAAGATTCAAGAATTTGTGCGGGGCAACCTGTACCGGGTCGAGGATTTTCTCTACAACTACCTTATCAAATACGGTCCTCCCGAAATGGAAAGGTTTCAAAACGCTGCGATCGCTTTGTTCGCAAGAGTCTTTAAAGATGCGGCAAATCCGGCAAAGGAGTGGCAAGTTGCGGAGTTCCTTTCATCGAAGATTCATATCGATGCACAGTTGATTGTGAAGTTCTTCTGCGATGAGTCGAAGCTGGCCACCCTGTCTTCAACCGTTGCCACTTACGAAAGGGACCGCAAGAAAACCTTGCCGGAGGCCGTATGCAGTTAG
- a CDS encoding TraM recognition domain-containing protein yields the protein MKRILIIFLWIAGMAMMADAWGQSNSQGTMNPLQGNRQSTKVSRKQTNPLYTPPTTRPMSHQRILSKPKTLPPSAGASKTRKSIEQLRTNLRTVTATLTKVVSAIAVGFLVFAFFIFKVKQSNKKRFPHSPDYIIKEPEEMDTYRDVYSLEEYSDSDDVVLGYRERKSLPTRALRTVLPFVDRRGDFWMTTMQRMRKNMIIFGSPGWGKSNLMENLAFSYMLKRKSVVIIEPSGDLAFWSNMLHSAHVCGRDADIFEINLLGEDCPTFGLFSKYPTDNPLVVANRICSGVGLEANGRGDRDYYQHQEARFVLAMIPFLYNYYPDADFVPEDLMRFIHNESFRKETIAAYRGTPIELQNWKDTYARMSQADISKLTSNICAGLEPFMHEPLYRIFNNRKPDLNFQKISKEKLCVVFRLPAHSLLFNKTHVGRMIVANLQGIISYRNQVDSSEWDDMICLIDEFAAFAPGAFMELFNQNRKAGISFVLAMQNLAQLEDLQRHNTRNVQLNLLQACRHHLVGQQRDGDEARMWSNRTKLIRVIQETGRYGNGIVKRKEGTLQREVEVREYHPNCFMNLQEWQFWVDLLEDDLDGDVRGSYGQGFCFIPRLLWAKAPIPREVKRKDDQIFRKRIRKILPNES from the coding sequence ATGAAACGCATACTGATTATTTTTTTGTGGATCGCGGGAATGGCCATGATGGCGGACGCCTGGGGACAGTCAAATTCGCAGGGAACCATGAATCCGCTTCAAGGAAATCGCCAGTCGACAAAGGTCAGCCGGAAACAGACGAATCCGTTATACACGCCGCCCACAACTCGTCCAATGTCTCATCAGAGAATTCTATCCAAGCCCAAGACCCTACCACCTTCCGCCGGGGCCTCGAAAACCCGGAAATCAATCGAGCAGCTGCGTACCAACCTCAGAACGGTAACGGCGACACTCACGAAAGTCGTCTCGGCCATTGCAGTAGGATTCCTGGTCTTTGCATTCTTCATTTTCAAAGTCAAACAATCAAACAAGAAGCGCTTCCCGCATTCGCCTGACTACATCATCAAAGAGCCAGAGGAAATGGATACTTACCGGGACGTTTACTCGCTCGAAGAATACAGCGACTCAGATGATGTCGTCCTGGGCTACAGAGAAAGAAAATCATTACCCACCAGAGCACTCCGAACGGTTCTGCCCTTTGTAGACCGGCGTGGAGATTTCTGGATGACAACGATGCAAAGGATGCGAAAGAACATGATCATATTCGGCTCACCCGGCTGGGGAAAGTCCAATCTCATGGAGAACCTGGCATTCAGCTACATGCTTAAGAGAAAGAGCGTCGTCATCATTGAACCATCGGGCGATCTGGCATTTTGGAGCAATATGTTACATTCCGCTCACGTTTGTGGAAGGGATGCAGATATTTTTGAAATCAACCTGTTGGGAGAAGATTGTCCCACCTTCGGGTTGTTCTCGAAGTACCCGACAGATAATCCACTGGTTGTCGCCAATCGCATCTGCAGTGGGGTTGGATTGGAAGCTAATGGAAGGGGCGACAGGGACTATTACCAGCATCAGGAAGCGCGTTTCGTGCTTGCGATGATTCCCTTTCTCTACAACTACTATCCTGACGCCGACTTTGTTCCGGAAGATCTGATGCGCTTCATCCACAATGAAAGCTTCCGGAAGGAAACCATCGCTGCGTACAGGGGAACTCCCATTGAACTGCAAAACTGGAAAGACACCTACGCGCGGATGAGTCAGGCAGATATATCCAAGTTGACTTCCAACATTTGCGCGGGTCTTGAACCGTTTATGCATGAGCCGCTTTACAGGATTTTCAACAATAGAAAACCCGACCTGAATTTCCAGAAAATCTCCAAAGAAAAGTTATGTGTCGTGTTCAGGCTTCCGGCGCATTCCCTGCTATTCAACAAAACGCACGTGGGCAGAATGATTGTGGCAAATCTTCAGGGGATCATCTCCTACAGGAACCAGGTCGACAGCTCAGAGTGGGATGACATGATTTGCCTCATTGACGAATTTGCAGCCTTCGCCCCAGGAGCTTTTATGGAACTTTTCAACCAGAATCGAAAAGCCGGTATATCGTTCGTGCTGGCGATGCAAAATTTGGCTCAGCTTGAGGATCTGCAGCGGCACAACACCAGGAATGTGCAACTCAACCTTTTGCAGGCTTGCAGGCATCACCTGGTCGGGCAGCAAAGAGACGGCGACGAAGCCAGGATGTGGTCGAATCGAACCAAACTGATTCGTGTCATACAGGAGACCGGCCGCTACGGGAACGGAATTGTGAAAAGAAAAGAGGGAACATTACAAAGAGAAGTTGAAGTTCGTGAGTACCACCCAAACTGCTTCATGAACTTGCAGGAGTGGCAGTTCTGGGTTGATCTGCTTGAGGATGACCTGGATGGAGATGTCCGCGGATCGTACGGACAGGGATTCTGCTTCATACCAAGGTTGCTGTGGGCAAAGGCTCCAATTCCCCGCGAGGTTAAGAGGAAAGACGATCAAATCTTCCGAAAACGCATCCGGAAAATACTTCCCAACGAGAGCTGA
- a CDS encoding ParB N-terminal domain-containing protein, which translates to MKARTAAAADLYQNEERPSQLIALSAIIDNEPRKYYPDQESFTENIAQLGVLNPILLTPVGEKYKVIAGRRRLKACRQLAAEGRLMYGKSIPAIICPPKNLEAMELSENLHRNDLDVFEEAELLEHFREVSGLKFATDVARALNLHERTVQRTLLVNDISHEIKEDYFAFTKETLNELGYIPFKKTQIFELAAKPKSKQAEVWAAMKAKALKERANRQPKEDTHYPHMSDQPAIPFTNKKELPPLANEKVSASVVEDNEPNQISEDDNFIESDSASQDEERIGFKNGTIDLEARVDDYQYWLMAVRDDLCKFNPAAYQPENPERFLEDLEIFESSLVDTANTMRDIRMKILSGPEAVQEQLSSLEAEVVDDIQPSRRTESAPDLSKNSFDELYRRMIAHMPQEEITAYEEMFYEKRLLNPLIKKRNPDLHQQLLTNLIIQDLNEQRFKEAPLER; encoded by the coding sequence ATGAAAGCACGAACAGCGGCCGCTGCGGACTTGTATCAGAACGAAGAAAGACCGAGTCAGCTTATTGCGCTGAGCGCCATCATCGATAACGAGCCGCGCAAGTATTATCCGGATCAGGAATCATTCACAGAAAACATTGCTCAACTAGGCGTTTTGAATCCGATCCTGTTAACCCCCGTGGGAGAAAAATACAAAGTAATTGCCGGACGCAGGCGCTTAAAGGCCTGCAGGCAGCTTGCTGCTGAAGGAAGACTGATGTATGGCAAATCGATCCCGGCAATCATTTGCCCACCCAAAAACCTGGAAGCGATGGAGCTATCAGAGAATCTCCACCGTAACGATCTGGACGTATTTGAAGAAGCGGAGCTGCTGGAACATTTCAGAGAGGTGAGCGGTTTAAAATTCGCAACCGACGTTGCGAGAGCTCTGAATCTTCACGAACGAACCGTGCAGAGAACGCTTCTGGTAAATGACATCTCTCATGAAATCAAAGAAGATTACTTTGCCTTTACAAAAGAAACGCTGAACGAGCTGGGATACATCCCATTCAAAAAGACGCAGATTTTTGAGCTCGCCGCCAAACCAAAATCAAAGCAAGCCGAAGTTTGGGCGGCAATGAAGGCAAAGGCGCTGAAAGAGCGCGCCAACAGACAGCCAAAAGAGGACACGCACTATCCACATATGTCCGATCAGCCGGCGATCCCGTTCACAAACAAAAAAGAATTACCTCCGCTGGCAAACGAAAAGGTGTCGGCTTCCGTTGTTGAGGACAATGAGCCGAATCAGATATCAGAAGACGACAACTTCATTGAATCAGATTCTGCAAGCCAGGATGAGGAACGCATTGGATTCAAAAACGGAACAATTGATCTGGAGGCGCGTGTTGATGATTACCAGTACTGGCTTATGGCGGTTCGTGATGATTTGTGCAAGTTCAATCCTGCGGCCTATCAACCAGAAAATCCCGAACGATTTTTGGAAGACCTGGAAATATTCGAGTCGTCGCTTGTTGACACCGCAAACACTATGCGCGACATCCGGATGAAGATCCTTAGCGGCCCGGAGGCTGTCCAGGAACAACTCAGTAGTTTAGAAGCTGAGGTCGTAGACGATATACAGCCTTCGAGAAGAACAGAGAGCGCGCCTGATCTCTCCAAGAATTCCTTTGATGAACTGTACAGGCGAATGATTGCGCATATGCCCCAGGAGGAGATAACGGCCTACGAAGAAATGTTTTATGAGAAACGGTTACTGAATCCGTTGATCAAGAAGCGAAACCCTGATTTGCATCAGCAGTTGCTCACAAATCTGATCATCCAGGATCTGAACGAACAACGTTTCAAAGAAGCGCCATTAGAGAGGTAA
- a CDS encoding M23 family metallopeptidase: MDERHKCILVLVAIAFIGHALYRGEAEKTPQSGQLEAAVISDAYQREQPPLAQTAAPKCPNPATNGLTRLGLGNDPFGLKAKYTKKPAPDQTAKLEQLQKLLASLSGKDPLQSMLRPIDAPQTSGYGIRKDPIEMNALKRHNGTDFAAPQGTQIPCPVAGKVVKAGSLPGYGISVEVQHSQRVSSFYAHLSKALVNEGQDVQAGEIIGLVGSTGRATGDNLHYELRVNGRPVNPQALVMMLAMLSNESIKPGGNQ; the protein is encoded by the coding sequence ATGGATGAACGTCATAAGTGCATTCTCGTTCTTGTTGCCATCGCATTTATCGGCCACGCCCTTTACAGGGGAGAAGCGGAAAAAACGCCACAAAGCGGTCAACTGGAAGCGGCCGTTATAAGCGATGCGTATCAAAGGGAACAGCCTCCGTTAGCACAAACAGCCGCGCCAAAGTGTCCGAATCCTGCTACGAATGGACTCACACGTCTCGGGCTTGGGAATGATCCGTTCGGTCTGAAGGCAAAATACACAAAAAAGCCTGCACCGGATCAGACTGCTAAGCTTGAACAACTCCAGAAGCTTCTGGCGTCCTTGTCTGGGAAGGACCCTTTGCAATCGATGCTCCGCCCGATTGATGCGCCGCAGACTTCGGGCTATGGAATCCGCAAAGATCCAATTGAAATGAACGCGTTAAAAAGACATAACGGCACCGACTTTGCGGCGCCACAGGGGACACAAATCCCATGCCCTGTTGCAGGAAAAGTAGTCAAAGCAGGCAGTTTGCCAGGATACGGAATCAGCGTAGAAGTGCAACATTCACAAAGAGTCTCTTCATTCTACGCCCATCTTTCCAAAGCACTTGTAAACGAAGGCCAGGATGTTCAGGCCGGCGAGATCATCGGCTTGGTTGGATCAACAGGACGGGCAACCGGAGACAACCTTCATTATGAGCTCCGAGTGAACGGACGTCCGGTGAACCCTCAGGCACTTGTCATGATGCTCGCAATGTTATCAAACGAATCAATCAAGCCAGGAGGAAATCAATGA
- a CDS encoding DUF1573 domain-containing protein → MSKERLFILGPVCAGIGIFSFAGYLIQGLSAGVDAVTVLWRLLLLGAAIAALVGLIKRKNWARRLQIGFSTMMVLNSALYLAIVKRLEATLQVNTAIPLMIIVLNAGCIIALILCKRQFVSLNIDKLHVKARRYAALVIPAILCFATQLVFAGPAQVLNVDRATSDEGTILRGTALQNSFLLTNNSNTAIKIQAKASCGCTILRAPMELLPHESSPLRYFIHTFNDRPGNMDKAIVLDWSQGDQKGTIRLMITYQISDPFVIYENQRYITRKQNSAVLLWGWKIKDPPEITALAPNGLFDFKLEKLSSNLGPLLRLTAKPYKGLSGLGSTVEYAQMVASDGRLIEIPFSIASEFGSPSSKGK, encoded by the coding sequence ATGAGCAAAGAGAGATTGTTCATCCTTGGGCCTGTCTGCGCCGGAATCGGGATCTTTTCATTTGCCGGTTATCTGATTCAGGGACTCAGCGCTGGTGTGGACGCAGTAACGGTCCTTTGGCGGCTTCTTCTTCTGGGGGCTGCGATTGCAGCACTGGTGGGTCTTATTAAACGCAAGAACTGGGCAAGGCGTCTTCAGATAGGTTTCAGCACGATGATGGTCTTAAACTCGGCTCTTTACCTCGCAATAGTCAAAAGACTGGAGGCGACGCTGCAGGTTAACACTGCAATCCCTCTGATGATCATTGTCCTGAATGCAGGCTGCATAATCGCATTGATTCTTTGCAAGCGACAGTTTGTTTCTCTGAATATCGACAAGCTTCACGTAAAGGCGCGAAGGTACGCGGCACTGGTGATTCCCGCGATCCTTTGCTTTGCTACACAATTAGTTTTTGCCGGCCCGGCGCAGGTTCTGAATGTAGATCGCGCCACCTCGGATGAAGGAACAATCCTGCGCGGAACTGCTCTACAAAATAGTTTTTTGCTTACAAACAATTCCAACACGGCCATAAAAATCCAGGCCAAGGCCTCATGCGGATGCACAATCCTGAGAGCGCCAATGGAATTGCTTCCGCATGAATCATCACCACTCCGGTACTTCATACACACATTCAACGACAGACCAGGAAACATGGACAAGGCGATTGTTTTGGATTGGTCGCAAGGGGATCAGAAAGGAACGATACGGTTAATGATCACATATCAGATCAGCGACCCGTTTGTCATTTACGAAAACCAGCGCTACATCACACGCAAGCAAAATAGTGCAGTCCTCCTTTGGGGATGGAAAATAAAGGATCCACCTGAAATCACCGCTCTGGCGCCGAATGGGCTTTTCGACTTCAAGCTTGAAAAGCTGTCGAGCAACCTCGGACCATTGCTTCGATTAACTGCAAAACCATATAAGGGCCTTTCCGGTCTCGGGAGCACTGTCGAGTACGCACAGATGGTTGCCTCTGATGGGCGTTTAATCGAGATCCCTTTCTCTATTGCAAGTGAGTTTGGGAGTCCTTCTTCCAAGGGGAAATAA